From one Humulus lupulus chromosome 8, drHumLupu1.1, whole genome shotgun sequence genomic stretch:
- the LOC133793602 gene encoding putative UPF0481 protein At3g02645, whose protein sequence is MPSIQHSTSSKSNSSSANFDEHRWVTQISRTLQEELEDDAEVPVSIFNVPKILMASDPESYTPQEVAIGPYHYWRPELYEMERYKLSSAKRAQKHLQSGHKFQDLVQHLINHEHKIRACYHKYLDFSGETLAWMMAIDASFLLEFLQVYAIKEGNMVRSRLSSRMSHLVDCTGRKSAHNSILRDIVMLENQIPLFLLRKILEFQFSSLEVADDMLLTMLVGFCKELSPFKMMEHHQDSPEIIKFSECAHLLDFLYNMITPAMEGERQDEVIEVGEDQEQEKESSFGNTDSVKKLLSIFWKMVSKLNRGPIRLLKRVFFSRPIKVILKLPWTILSNLPGFRLLKTPVEYLFFNEDKEEAKPEEESSSSSNNNNKPPLMEEISIPSVTELFESGVHFLPTNGNLSTVTFDVNTVTLYLPAVSLDVNVETILRNLVAYEASNASGPLVFTRYTELMNGIIDTDEDVKVLRERGIIMNRLKSDEEVANLWNGMSKSIRLTRVPYLDKVIEDVNKYYNGRWKVKFGKFMKLYVFGSWQFLTLLAAVLMLLLMGLQAFCSVYTCARILKIDTTNI, encoded by the coding sequence ATGCCTTCAATCCAACACTCCACATCCTCTAAATCAAACTCATCATCTGCAAACTTCGATGAGCATAGATGGGTTACCCAAATCAGTCGAACACTCCAAGAAGAGCTTGAGGATGATGCTGAAGTTCCTGTCTCTATATTCAATGTCCCCAAAATCCTGATGGCTAGTGATCCTGAATCCTACACACCACAAGAAGTAGCCATTGGCCCGTACCATTATTGGAGGCCAGAGCTGTATGAAATGGAGAGGTACAAGCTATCCTCAGCCAAAAGAGCCCAAAAACACCTCCAAAGTGGTCATAAGTTTCAAGATCTTGTTCAACACTTAATCAATCATGAACACAAGATTCGAGCTTGTTACCACAAGTACTTGGACTTCAGTGGCGAAACTCTGGCTTGGATGATGGCCATAGATGCCTCATTTTTGCTTGAGTTCCTTCAAGTTTACGCTATCAAAGAAGGAAATATGGTTCGATCTAGACTCTCCTCAAGGATGTCACACTTGGTTGACTGTACAGGGAGAAAGTCAGCTCACAACTCTATTCTAAGAGACATAGTAATGCTCGAAAACCAAATCCCATTATTCCTTTTGAGAAAGATATTGGAGTTTCAGTTTTCGTCGCTTGAAGTTGCCGATGACATGTTGTTAACCATGTTGGTGGGATTTTGCAAAGAGCTTTCTCCTTTCAAGATGATGGAACATCATCAAGACTCGCCAGAGATTATTAAATTCTCCGAGTGTGCTCACTTGTTGGACTTCTTATACAACATGATCACACCAGCAATGGAAGGCGAACGACAAGACGAAGTTATTGAAGTTGGCGAGGATCAAGAACAAGAAAAAGAGAGCTCTTTTGGTAATACAGACTCGGTGAAAAAgcttctctctatattttggaAGATGGTTTCGAAGCTAAACAGAGGTCCAATACGTCTTCTCAAAAGGGTATTTTTTTCTAGACCAATTAAAGTGATTTTGAAACTGCCATGGACAATCCTATCCAACCTTCCTGGATTCAGACTCCTGAAAACTCCAGTTGAGTACTTGTTTTTCAATGAAGACAAAGAAGAAGCCAAACCAGAAGAAGAGAGTTCTAGTAGTTCTAATAACAATAATAAGCCACCATTGATGGAAGAGATCTCTATCCCTTCGGTGACTGAGTTGTTCGAATCCGGTGTTCATTTCTTGCCTACAAACGGTAACCTCTCAACCGTTACTTTTGACGTTAATACAGTTACTCTTTACCTCCCCGCCGTTAGTTTAGACGTCAATGTCGAGACTATATTGAGAAACTTAGTGGCTTATGAAGCATCAAACGCATCTGGGCCGTTGGTTTTTACTCGTTACACTGAGCTAATGAACGGGATTATTGATACCGACGAAGATGTTAAGGTACTAAGAGAGAGAGGTATCATTATGAACCGTTTGAAGAGTGATGAAGAAGTGGCTAACTTATGGAATGGGATGAGCAAGTCGATTAGATTGACGAGAGTGCCCTACTTGGATAAGGTCATTGAAGATGTGAACAAGTATTACAACGGGAGATGGAAGGTCAAGTTTGGAAAGTTCATGAAGCTTTACGTGTTTGGGTCGTGGCAGTTTCTTACGTTGTTGGCCGCCGTTTTGATGTTGCTTTTGATGGGTTTGCAAGCGTTTTGCTCGGTGTACACTTGTGCTCGCATTTTAAAAATCGACACCACTAATATTTAA